In Sphingomonas psychrotolerans, the following proteins share a genomic window:
- the trpC gene encoding indole-3-glycerol phosphate synthase TrpC has product MSTILDKILATKRSEVAARRAAPATHGEPSPPRGFKAALDAKVAAGGYGLIAEIKKASPSKGLIRSDFDPPAHARAYQAGGAACLSVLTDQEYFQGHEDYLIAARAACELPVIRKDFMVDPWQVEESRGIGADAILIIVAALDDGQMAEIEAAAIDRNMDVLVEVHDADELERALRLESRLIGVNNRNLKTFEVDLKKTYELVRHAPKDCTFVAESGLTSRADLDAMAEHDIRCFLIGESLMRQADVEAATRALVG; this is encoded by the coding sequence ATGAGCACGATTCTCGACAAGATCCTCGCCACCAAGCGCAGCGAAGTCGCCGCGCGCCGTGCCGCGCCGGCCACGCACGGCGAGCCCTCGCCGCCGCGCGGCTTCAAGGCCGCGCTCGATGCCAAAGTCGCGGCGGGCGGCTATGGGCTGATCGCGGAGATCAAGAAGGCCAGCCCATCCAAAGGCCTGATCCGCTCCGATTTCGATCCCCCGGCACACGCCCGCGCCTATCAGGCGGGCGGCGCCGCCTGCCTGTCGGTGCTCACCGACCAAGAATATTTCCAGGGGCATGAAGACTATCTGATCGCGGCGCGCGCGGCATGCGAGCTGCCGGTGATCCGCAAGGATTTCATGGTCGATCCCTGGCAAGTCGAGGAATCGCGCGGGATCGGCGCCGATGCGATCCTGATCATCGTCGCCGCGCTCGACGATGGCCAGATGGCCGAGATCGAAGCGGCGGCAATCGATCGGAACATGGACGTGCTGGTCGAGGTGCACGACGCAGACGAACTCGAACGCGCGCTCCGCCTCGAGTCGCGGTTGATCGGAGTCAATAATCGCAACCTCAAGACGTTCGAAGTCGATCTTAAGAAAACTTACGAACTTGTCCGCCATGCGCCGAAGGACTGTACCTTCGTCGCCGAATCGGGGCTCACCAGCCGCGCCGATCTCGATGCGATGGCCGAGCATGACATCCGCTGCTTCCTGATCGGCGAGTCGCTGATGCGGCAAGCCGATGTCGAGGCGGCGACGCGGGCGTTGGTCGGATGA
- the moaC gene encoding cyclic pyranopterin monophosphate synthase MoaC, with amino-acid sequence MTNLTHLDESGAAHMVDVAGKPVTAREAVATGRITMSLEAAAAIRAGAVKKGDVLATARIAGIMAAKKTAELIPLCHPLPLTRVAVDLAPDETGVTVTATAATEGKTGVEMEALTAASVALLTLYDMAKALDKAMIIGDIRLLAKKGGKSGDWTA; translated from the coding sequence ATGACCAACCTCACCCATCTCGATGAATCCGGCGCCGCGCACATGGTCGACGTCGCCGGCAAGCCCGTCACCGCGCGCGAGGCTGTCGCCACCGGGCGCATCACCATGTCTCTCGAGGCCGCCGCCGCGATCCGCGCTGGCGCCGTCAAGAAAGGCGACGTCCTCGCGACCGCGCGCATCGCCGGAATCATGGCTGCAAAGAAAACCGCCGAGTTGATCCCGCTCTGCCACCCGCTGCCGCTCACCCGCGTCGCCGTCGATCTCGCCCCCGACGAGACCGGCGTTACTGTCACCGCCACTGCCGCGACCGAAGGCAAGACCGGCGTCGAGATGGAGGCACTCACTGCCGCCAGCGTCGCGCTGCTGACTCTCTACGACATGGCCAAGGCGCTCGATAAGGCCATGATAATCGGTGACATCCGCTTGCTCGCGAAGAAAGGCGGCAAGTCGGGCGACTGGACCGCCTGA
- a CDS encoding PilZ domain-containing protein — MIQALRSATIFSLSSGPPRAVQHQPDAHAAFDAAFLVGESERFACSLGRLSSAGATLQIHAQLAKEEPLRLEMASGQTIKGKIDWCADGEIGFLFDDPIDIISTLARTLANLPAERRSMPRVEIHQLVAIRCGNKVEHARTRNISYGGVGIDTKLALAAGDPVHLTFDALRPLDGVVRWARDGHAGIAFNEELGWQTLMPWLRHAQRAQTSATPAAPAPTPLNPESAGMIPDKHAIRLDAPASIREGVRWWNARVRGLTAHLVELETRAIFAPGAQLWVSLPEIGGAPANVIETVHNRILCEFRLPLRPRELSLVSASQTPR; from the coding sequence ATGATTCAAGCACTCAGGTCCGCAACCATTTTCTCGCTGTCGTCCGGGCCGCCGCGCGCCGTGCAGCATCAGCCCGATGCGCATGCCGCGTTCGATGCCGCCTTCCTCGTCGGCGAATCCGAGCGCTTTGCCTGTTCGCTTGGGCGGCTGTCGTCCGCGGGTGCCACGCTCCAGATCCATGCACAGCTCGCCAAAGAGGAACCGCTGCGCCTCGAAATGGCGAGCGGCCAGACCATAAAGGGCAAGATCGACTGGTGCGCGGATGGCGAGATCGGTTTTCTGTTCGACGATCCGATCGACATCATCAGCACGCTTGCGCGCACGCTGGCGAATCTGCCCGCCGAGCGCCGCTCGATGCCGCGGGTCGAGATCCACCAGCTCGTCGCGATCCGCTGCGGCAACAAGGTCGAACACGCCCGCACGCGCAACATCTCCTATGGCGGCGTCGGCATCGACACGAAGCTCGCGCTTGCTGCCGGCGATCCGGTTCACCTGACTTTCGATGCGCTGCGCCCGCTCGACGGCGTTGTTCGCTGGGCGCGGGACGGTCATGCCGGCATCGCCTTCAACGAAGAGCTGGGCTGGCAGACGCTGATGCCGTGGCTGCGCCATGCCCAGCGCGCGCAGACCAGCGCCACCCCCGCCGCTCCGGCGCCCACGCCGCTCAACCCCGAGAGCGCAGGCATGATCCCCGACAAGCACGCGATCCGCCTCGATGCGCCGGCCAGCATCCGCGAAGGCGTGCGCTGGTGGAATGCGCGGGTCCGCGGCCTCACCGCGCATCTCGTCGAGCTGGAGACCCGCGCCATATTCGCTCCCGGCGCTCAGCTCTGGGTGTCGCTCCCCGAGATCGGCGGCGCACCGGCCAATGTGATCGAGACGGTGCACAATCGCATCCTCTGCGAGTTCCGCCTGCCGCTGCGCCCGCGCGAGTTGAGCCTCGTCTCCGCGAGCCAGACCCCGCGTTGA
- a CDS encoding molybdopterin molybdotransferase MoeA, with amino-acid sequence MTTLLPLAQAWSRLRALTTPLAIERVPLALAAGRWAAEDIHARRTQPSADLSAMDGYAIRFADLPGPWRVIGESAAGRGFAGETNAGDSVRIFTGAPLPAGTDTILIQEEASREGDTLRLAGEGPPNSGRNVRRRGLDFSEGDLLIRAGERLTPARLALAGTAGHGELAVRRKVRVAIAATGDELVAPGAPVGEAQLPETNRLMLAAQLADLPVDLIDLGILPDRQEALKEAFRAVNADLLVTSGGASVGDHDLVRPALEAAGAKIDFWRIALRPGKPMMAGTLGDTIVLGLPGNPVSAFVTALLFVRPLIAHLAGAADPLPRTRTATLGEPLAANGERTDYLRAELRDGRVLASTLQDSAMLQALARASCLIAREPHAPAAQTGEAVEILDLA; translated from the coding sequence ATGACCACGCTCCTCCCCCTCGCCCAGGCCTGGTCGCGCCTGCGCGCGCTGACCACCCCGCTGGCGATCGAACGCGTCCCGCTCGCCTTGGCAGCCGGCCGCTGGGCAGCGGAGGACATTCACGCCCGGCGAACCCAGCCGAGCGCCGACCTCTCGGCGATGGACGGCTATGCGATTCGCTTCGCCGACCTGCCCGGCCCGTGGCGGGTAATCGGCGAGAGCGCGGCCGGGCGCGGCTTCGCGGGCGAGACGAATGCCGGCGACTCGGTCCGCATCTTCACCGGCGCCCCGCTGCCCGCGGGCACCGACACGATATTGATTCAGGAAGAGGCGAGTCGCGAAGGCGACACTCTCCGCCTCGCTGGCGAAGGCCCGCCCAATTCAGGGCGCAACGTCCGCCGCCGCGGCCTCGACTTTTCGGAAGGCGACTTGCTCATCCGCGCGGGCGAGCGCCTCACCCCCGCCCGCCTCGCACTCGCCGGCACCGCGGGCCATGGCGAACTCGCGGTGCGCCGCAAGGTACGCGTCGCCATCGCTGCAACCGGGGACGAACTGGTCGCGCCGGGCGCGCCGGTGGGTGAAGCCCAGCTCCCCGAGACCAACCGCTTGATGCTCGCGGCACAGCTCGCCGACCTGCCGGTCGATCTGATCGATCTCGGCATCTTGCCCGATCGCCAGGAGGCGCTGAAAGAGGCCTTCCGCGCCGTCAATGCCGATCTGCTGGTCACCAGCGGAGGTGCGTCGGTGGGGGATCACGATCTCGTCCGTCCCGCGCTCGAGGCCGCCGGCGCCAAGATCGATTTCTGGCGGATCGCGCTCCGCCCCGGCAAGCCGATGATGGCGGGCACACTCGGGGATACGATCGTGCTCGGTCTGCCCGGCAACCCGGTCTCAGCCTTCGTCACGGCCTTGCTCTTCGTCCGCCCGCTCATCGCGCACCTCGCCGGCGCCGCCGATCCGCTGCCCCGCACGCGCACCGCGACGCTCGGGGAACCGCTCGCCGCCAATGGCGAACGCACCGATTATCTGCGCGCCGAACTCCGCGACGGTCGCGTCCTCGCCTCGACGCTTCAGGACAGCGCGATGCTCCAGGCGCTCGCCCGCGCGTCGTGCCTGATCGCCCGCGAGCCCCATGCTCCGGCCGCACAGACGGGCGAAGCGGTGGAAATCCTCGACCTGGCTTGA
- the lexA gene encoding transcriptional repressor LexA — protein MLTRKQHELICFIADRLAETGVSPSFEEMKEALDLKSKSGVHRLISALEEREFIRRLPNRARALEVLRVPERGGEAKKPVAAKVDKSSSTPATLPSPANDVVEIPLHGRIAAGTPIEALEGSTMLPVPAALLGAGEHYALEVAGDSMVEAGILDGDYALIRRTETARDGEIIVALIDDAEATLKYFRKEGAMIRLDPANRDYSAQRYRPDQVRVQGKLAGLLRRY, from the coding sequence ATGCTCACGCGCAAGCAGCACGAGCTCATCTGCTTTATTGCCGATCGGTTGGCCGAGACCGGCGTTTCACCTTCGTTCGAGGAAATGAAGGAAGCGCTCGATCTCAAGTCCAAGTCGGGCGTGCACCGGCTGATAAGCGCGCTCGAGGAACGCGAGTTCATCCGCCGCCTGCCCAATCGCGCCCGCGCGCTCGAAGTGCTGCGCGTGCCCGAACGCGGTGGCGAGGCGAAGAAGCCCGTCGCGGCCAAAGTTGACAAATCGAGCTCGACTCCCGCAACTTTGCCCAGCCCGGCCAACGACGTGGTCGAGATCCCGCTCCATGGCCGTATCGCCGCGGGTACGCCGATAGAGGCGCTCGAAGGCTCGACCATGCTTCCCGTCCCCGCCGCCTTGCTCGGCGCGGGCGAGCATTATGCGCTCGAGGTGGCTGGAGATTCGATGGTCGAAGCGGGCATTCTCGACGGCGACTATGCGCTGATCCGCCGCACCGAGACGGCGCGCGACGGCGAGATCATCGTCGCGCTGATCGACGATGCCGAGGCGACGCTCAAATATTTCCGCAAGGAAGGCGCGATGATCAGGCTCGATCCGGCGAATCGCGATTACAGTGCCCAGCGCTACCGCCCCGATCAGGTGCGCGTGCAGGGCAAGCTCG